The genomic segment ATTTTATTCATCTGACTCTGTTCATCCTTCAGTACAGCATTATGCCATAAAATTTTTCTTTCCTCTCCAGATTTAGTGATAATCCTATTCTTATCATTAATTATTTCTCCCTCTAGTAAGGAATTAATTATTTGCTTAGTCTCCGCAGAATCTTCTTCTTTTACAAAGTTTTCGGTCCAATCATGTCCTAATACTTCTTCTTCCTTCACTCCTAAAATTTCACAGCCTTTTCTATTGAGTAATTCCACCTTACCAGTTCGATCTAAATTAACAACAATTACTTCTGTGATATCAAAATACTTTTGAAGCTTATCTCTTTCTTCTTTAACTTTCTCTTCAGCTTCTTTGCGGGCAGTAATATCTTCAACAAAACCCAGCAACCGATTTTCAGATGCTTTTACCGCATTGATATTAGCATGAAATTTACTGCCATCCTTTTTAAGAAGCATAATTTCAAGACTTAATTCACCAACTTCTAACAGCTGAACTAAATGTCTTTTAGCTTTCTGCCTATCTACAGTCACATCTTCAATAGACATATTCAAAAGTTCTTCTTTAGAATAACCGCTAAGTTCACAAGCAGCTTCATTTACTTCAATATATTCCCCTCGACTATTAATTACAAATACTCCATAGGGGGCATTATCAATATAACTTCTAAACTTTGCTTCACTCTCCTTAAGTGTCTGTTCCGTTTTCTTTCTCTCAGTTATATCACGGTCAAATGATACGAAAATTGGTTCTTCTAAATCATCAATATAAGTAGTACTCACCTCAACATCTATAACTTCACCATTCTTACAGCTACATTTGGTTTCAAAACGATCCTGTTCATCTGTCATGATTCTTTCCATATGATCCTTCACTTCTTCTTTATTTTTAGTAATATCGATATCATCTATAGTCATCTCCAATAATTCTTCCCGTGAATAACCTATCATCTCTTGATAACTTTTATTAGCCTCAATAATTTCTCCTTCAGTATTTAAAATTAAAAAACCGTCCATAGTTGTATATAATATTTTATTAAGTTTATCCTTTTCCATAGTTAATTCTAAACTTTGTTCTTTCAATCTTTCCCTAAGATAGGATTGATACTTAAATAAAGCTCCAAAGACTAACCCCTGACTTAACAGAAAAGCTGCCACAATCCCGCCCTTTAAATGGCCAAAATAAGCTCCTAATCCTACTAAAATCATACAACTAATCCCCTGTAGACTCAGTGACAGATAAGGAGCAATAAAAAATATACTTAGACCAAAGATAATTACAAGGTACTTTAATTTACTGATATCTGATTCTACATTCAACTTCTTCATTTATCTGATTATCATTCCCTCATCTAATTTATTTTTCATTTAATAACCTTAATATTAAATTTTCTTCTAAATATAACAAATTTCCCGTATTAAAGGTTAAATTAATAATAACAGAAGCATTTAATATCCTAAATCTTCTTCAACTATGATAACTTTAATTCTGTAGGTACATGGTTTTCGGAGCTCAATACCATTCACCACTAGCAAACTAATCCAATCGATTCTACCTTGCTAACTTTCTGTCTACGCTTAAAAGATTACGTTACTTAACCTCTCCAAGACTCGATACAGAGCTGGTGGCTAACCTTTACCCTGATGGGATTTACACCCACTAGAACATACGTCCTGCCAGGACGCACCGCTAAGCCTCTGTTAGGCGATCGTAGGGACCTATTCAAAAGCCAAAATTAATTCAAAACAATTAAGACTTTGCTTTATCTATAAACCATTTTTTAAATTTTCCATATTCATCAGAATTATAAATTTTACAAGCATCAAAAGTATAAAAATATCCATATCTTGAAAAATAAATACCTGCTTTATTAATAGAAAATTTATTTTGAAAATCAATTAAAGTTAAATATCCAACTAATTGTCGCCACTGTTTAGCAGTCAAGTTTAAATTTTTAGTTGTCTTTACATCAATTAAAGTATCATTAATTATCAAATCAGCATCTGCTCCATTTACTAATTTCGATCCCTTACCAAATGTAGGGTTCAGGTATACTTTATTTGCTAGATTATTTTGTTCTGGAATCGCATGATATAAATTTTTTAAATCCTCAATATATTCTTTTTTGTATTCACCTAAAGTTTCATTGAACTTTCTTCCTCGGAGATAATCATCTATTTTAGCTAAATCAATAATAGCTTTAATTACTTCTTCATTCATTTTCCCATCTTTTACATATTTATTGTATACTTTTTCTGCATTAAAAATTGCATTAAATGTTCTTCTAAATTGCTTTTCAATTTTAGATGAACAGGTTAATTCTCCACCCTCCATAATGTATTTAACTATTTTATCAAAATCAATCTTATCATATTCTATATTATCATATATAATAAATCCACCATGATTTTCTACTCCTGGTACTTCTTCGAATCCTTCCATATCTGGTATTACTATACCCATTTCTTTCAAAAAATTTTGCGGGAATAAAATATCTATATTCGAAATTTTATTAGATAGAAGGTACAATGAAGTATGAGCAATCCAATGAGAATCCTTTGCATTATCTTTATATTCATGCTTTAAATAAAACCTAAACAAATAATCAAAAGCAGTTCCGATTAACATATAATCTTTACCACTATATGCTTTTGGCGGTTTTACTTTCATTTCTATATTACTTTGCGAAAAAGAAGGTTTATTAAAAGTTTTATCAATATTTTTTCTTATGTCAGCTTTTTTTATAAAACTAGTTAAAGACATTATTTTCTCACCCCCTTCGTGTCCTTTAAAATATTTATTTAGGTCCCTATGTGTAGAGCAGAAAACAAGTTTGATATTATCTCCCCAGCCTCCCCTCGCCAATTCCGTAAGTAGAGTTTTCATCTATACGGCTTTCCATTGCACTTCTTCCTGTAGCCTTCAGTTAATATAGACATTAACTTTTACTCTCTCAGGTATAGTTTCCTCCGAAGTTGTTAAGCTTTTACAATGGTGTAGTTAGCCTGTTTGGCATTCACTCACTCTTACCTCCCTTAGAAACTTGTACAAAGTAGAGTTCCTTTCCTCCAATATGGTTCTGTTGTCCATATCATCATCAGTACTATGAACTCATCCGATTCCCTTTCTGCAGTTTGTACTTTCACCATCACAGTTTATGTACTCACTCTTTACAGAATTCTCTGTGCAGACTAGGGTCTCACCAGTTCCTGATCATTACTTTCACTACATGTCGCTTCCTATACACCGAGAGGTTCTTCAATGCTGCTTACTCAGTTCTTCACACCTTCTATAGCCTTCTTCCTTACACGTAAGAATCAGCTCCTCTTTGGTCCCTCTTCGTCGAGGGGGAACTGACGATGCAGCAGAATTCGCTTTATGCTACAACATAGCCAGCATACAGACCAATACTGGCTATGGGAGTAACTTATTGAGCAGAAAGATAGTATTATTGCTCTAAGTTACAAGGCTAGGAGCAAGGATTTATAATCCTGCGGATCTGTAGTTTTAATCGCCACACTTTGGTGACTTTGTCACAGTTACAAAATAGGAATTTCTCCCTACCAAGTCTGTCAACTACCGAGCTACTGAGTTATTACTCGGATTGGACTTTCACCAACTAGCAATGATAGGATTACCTGGTCGCGCCGTTTGTAGGGTCGAAGTCTGGTGCCTTAACTTAGGTTGATGTTTGTGTTCTCCGTTTGCTCACCCTTTCGTCTGTGAGTGCCACAATATCTCATCCTTATCACATTTCCAAACCCCGCCTCATCAAACCGTACGTACGGTTCTCCCGTATACGGCTTTCCTATTTAACTTCTTCTTAAATCTTATAAGTTTAAGCTGGTTTAACTTTCGTTATAACGAGCTAATTTATAATTATCAAATAAACCTATCTCATTATATAACCAATCGCTACTCCATCTCTTCCAGCCATATCCCTTTTTACCTCGTTGCTTCATGAGATACCTTCTTACTTTATTTTCTACATAATCCTTTACATAAGAAAAGCAGTTCTCTGAATTACCTATTGAAAAGTAATTTACCCAACCTCTTAATATAGTGTTTAATTCTGTTATCATTAGCTCAAAGATTCCTGTTGTTCTATGCCTTTTGATTACTTCCTTTATTTTCTGCAACAATGCTGTTCTTTTCTTCATTTGAGGTACCGTTAGAACACCCCATTTTCCACTGAAAGTCTTTCGCCTTTTCAAAGTAAATCCTAGAAAACTTATTCTTTCTCCTTTTTCTAGATTTACTACTTTAGTCTTTTCCTTGTTTACTTTTACCTTTATTTTATCTAGTTCTTCTTTCAGTCTTTGTATCACTTTTGAAAGTAACCAATTCATACTTGGATGGCTTGATACTGCTATTACGATATCATCTGCAAAACGAGCATATTCTAGTTCTGTATACTTACCTTTACTTTTTGTTACCTCTTTTGCTCTCTCAAGCATTCTATCTACTTCATTTAAATATAAATTAGCAAATAGTGGTGAAATTACTCCACCTTGTGGTACACCTTCTTTTCCACTAGCCTTAAGCATCAGTTTAATCAAATGCATTACTTCTTTATCGATTACTCTTTTAGCAATCTTAGCTAACAATATATGATGCTTTACTGTATCGAAGTAGCTCGATAAGTCAAGATCTATCACTTTTCTTTTTCCACTTACTATTGCTTTTTCTATTTTCTTTACTGCTTGATGAGCTGTTCGTTTTGGTCGATATCCATAAGAACTTTCTTGAAAATCTGCTTCAAATATTGGCTCTAATATTAACTTTAATGCTCCCTGTACTATTCTATCTTTGATGGTTGGTATACCTAATACCCTTACTTTTCCATTTCCTTTAGGTATCTCTTGTTTTCGGTTTTCCTGCGGCTTGTATGTCTCATTTACCAGTTCTTCT from the Acetohalobium arabaticum DSM 5501 genome contains:
- a CDS encoding sensor histidine kinase, which produces MKKLNVESDISKLKYLVIIFGLSIFFIAPYLSLSLQGISCMILVGLGAYFGHLKGGIVAAFLLSQGLVFGALFKYQSYLRERLKEQSLELTMEKDKLNKILYTTMDGFLILNTEGEIIEANKSYQEMIGYSREELLEMTIDDIDITKNKEEVKDHMERIMTDEQDRFETKCSCKNGEVIDVEVSTTYIDDLEEPIFVSFDRDITERKKTEQTLKESEAKFRSYIDNAPYGVFVINSRGEYIEVNEAACELSGYSKEELLNMSIEDVTVDRQKAKRHLVQLLEVGELSLEIMLLKKDGSKFHANINAVKASENRLLGFVEDITARKEAEEKVKEERDKLQKYFDITEVIVVNLDRTGKVELLNRKGCEILGVKEEEVLGHDWTENFVKEEDSAETKQIINSLLEGEIINDKNRIITKSGEERKILWHNAVLKDEQSQMNKILSTGIDITEVESLKEKVAYNKLKMEFFANISHEFRTPLNLIFSAQQMLEMYQKKLEPEQSSKMGKYTTIIKQNGRRLLRLANNLIDITKMDSGSFELELENCNIVSLVRKVACSVAEHIEYKELEFEFDSEIEEKIIACDPFNIERVILNLLSNAVKFTDIGDKVSVNIYTEEGKVLISVKDTGIGISQEKQELIFKRFGQADKSFTRSNEGTGIGLSIVKSIVELHNGQISVESEEGVGSEFIIELSDRKLAEGSSFQTNDRYNSQEIIDRIDVEFADIYDL
- the ltrA gene encoding group II intron reverse transcriptase/maturase; translation: MIKAPISLQDLRKRIYLKSKKEESHKFWGLYVHVCKLDTLLKAYRIARKKNGSSGVDGITFEDIEGIGVLKYLKKIREELVNETYKPQENRKQEIPKGNGKVRVLGIPTIKDRIVQGALKLILEPIFEADFQESSYGYRPKRTAHQAVKKIEKAIVSGKRKVIDLDLSSYFDTVKHHILLAKIAKRVIDKEVMHLIKLMLKASGKEGVPQGGVISPLFANLYLNEVDRMLERAKEVTKSKGKYTELEYARFADDIVIAVSSHPSMNWLLSKVIQRLKEELDKIKVKVNKEKTKVVNLEKGERISFLGFTLKRRKTFSGKWGVLTVPQMKKRTALLQKIKEVIKRHRTTGIFELMITELNTILRGWVNYFSIGNSENCFSYVKDYVENKVRRYLMKQRGKKGYGWKRWSSDWLYNEIGLFDNYKLARYNES